A single genomic interval of Geminocystis sp. M7585_C2015_104 harbors:
- a CDS encoding 50S ribosomal protein L25, whose protein sequence is MSVTLECRTRTEKTNPRALRRQGLIPANLYGHKGAESVSLVVPQKEAIRVLRSASVNNTLIQLTVSDLNWSGRVLIR, encoded by the coding sequence ATGTCTGTTACACTGGAATGCAGAACTAGAACTGAAAAGACTAATCCTAGAGCCCTGCGTCGTCAGGGTTTGATCCCTGCTAATCTATATGGTCATAAAGGAGCAGAGTCGGTGTCTTTAGTGGTGCCCCAAAAAGAGGCCATCAGGGTGTTGAGGAGTGCCTCTGTCAATAATACCCTCATCCAGTTGACTGTTTCCGACTTAAATTGGAGTGGCAGGGTTTTGATTAGAG